One Roseimaritima multifibrata DNA window includes the following coding sequences:
- the rplJ gene encoding 50S ribosomal protein L10: protein MSKFVKNLVTRDIAGRLEGVADAVVVSTVGMDANTTVELRNELAEKDIHMLMVKNSLARRATDGTSLAPAFEGANGPVAIVWGSTDYVSLVKAVVALDKDGDKYDHFKAQCGAMDGEALDADALKAVSKWPSREEQISTLVGQILAPGANLSGALIGTAKGLASQVKQIMEKAEE from the coding sequence ATGAGCAAGTTTGTAAAAAACCTGGTAACTCGCGACATCGCCGGACGCCTCGAAGGCGTTGCGGATGCCGTTGTTGTCAGCACCGTGGGAATGGACGCTAACACGACCGTAGAATTACGGAACGAGTTGGCTGAAAAAGACATCCACATGCTGATGGTCAAAAACTCGTTGGCACGCCGTGCCACCGATGGAACCAGTCTAGCACCAGCATTCGAAGGGGCTAACGGCCCTGTCGCAATCGTCTGGGGCTCGACCGATTACGTCTCGCTGGTTAAAGCAGTCGTTGCCCTCGACAAAGACGGTGACAAGTACGACCACTTCAAGGCCCAGTGTGGGGCCATGGATGGCGAAGCCCTTGACGCCGACGCCCTAAAGGCTGTCAGCAAATGGCCAAGCCGCGAAGAACAGATCTCCACTCTGGTCGGCCAGATCCTGGCCCCTGGAGCAAACCTGTCGGGCGCCCTGATCGGCACCGCCAAGGGACTTGCCAGCCAAGTCAAGCAGATCATGGAAAAAGCAGAAGAGTAA
- the rplA gene encoding 50S ribosomal protein L1 gives MGKPSKRQRAALAKQPSDPQPLNEAVGTLKKYDKTKFDQTVEVHMRLGVDSNQADQIIRGSVVLPHGIGKTQRVVVFARGDAATAAQEAGADEVGQDDLAKKIKDGWTDFDVCIAAPDMMGLVGPLGRVLGPRGLMPSPRAGTVTPDVAKVVGEYKAGKVEFRNDKGGNVHAMVGKLSFEPTQLEENIQAFIDFVLGLKPQTVKGAYVRGIAICGTMSPSVRVVV, from the coding sequence ATGGGAAAGCCGTCCAAGCGACAGCGGGCCGCACTGGCCAAGCAGCCCAGCGATCCTCAGCCTCTAAACGAAGCTGTTGGCACGCTGAAGAAGTACGACAAAACAAAATTCGACCAAACCGTCGAAGTCCATATGCGGCTAGGGGTTGACTCCAACCAAGCCGACCAGATCATCCGCGGAAGCGTGGTCTTGCCTCACGGCATTGGAAAAACACAACGCGTTGTTGTATTCGCCCGTGGCGATGCGGCTACCGCAGCCCAGGAAGCCGGCGCCGACGAAGTCGGACAGGACGACCTGGCGAAAAAGATCAAAGATGGCTGGACAGACTTCGATGTCTGTATCGCCGCACCGGACATGATGGGACTGGTCGGACCTCTCGGGCGTGTCCTGGGCCCTCGAGGCCTAATGCCTAGCCCACGAGCAGGAACCGTCACCCCAGACGTCGCTAAAGTTGTTGGTGAATACAAGGCTGGTAAAGTCGAATTCCGAAATGACAAAGGTGGCAACGTCCACGCAATGGTTGGCAAGCTCAGCTTTGAGCCTACCCAGCTTGAAGAAAACATCCAGGCCTTCATCGACTTCGTCCTCGGGCTTAAGCCGCAGACGGTCAAAGGGGCATATGTCCGCGGGATCGCAATCTGCGGAACAATGAGCCCTAGCGTTCGCGTCGTAGTCTAA
- the rplK gene encoding 50S ribosomal protein L11: MAKQVTGQAKFQVPGGQATPAPPVGTSLGKFGVNLGQFVQQFNDATREYNGTPIPVIVTVYNDRSFEFITKSPPAASLLKQSAGIAKGSGVPNKTKVGKVTRAQCAEIAEKKIKDLNARNIDHAVRMIEGTARSMGIEVEG; encoded by the coding sequence ATGGCAAAACAAGTAACAGGACAAGCGAAGTTCCAGGTGCCCGGTGGCCAAGCCACTCCGGCACCACCTGTCGGAACGTCGCTTGGTAAATTCGGCGTAAACCTTGGGCAATTTGTCCAACAGTTCAACGACGCGACTCGCGAATACAACGGGACTCCCATCCCAGTCATCGTGACGGTCTACAACGACCGCTCCTTTGAATTCATCACCAAAAGCCCGCCCGCCGCTTCGCTGCTAAAGCAATCGGCCGGCATCGCCAAAGGCTCCGGCGTCCCCAACAAAACAAAAGTTGGGAAAGTAACCCGAGCCCAGTGTGCTGAGATCGCCGAGAAGAAGATCAAAGACCTCAACGCCCGCAACATCGACCATGCCGTTCGCATGATCGAAGGAACTGCCCGCAGCATGGGCATTGAAGTCGAAGGCTAG
- the cutA gene encoding divalent-cation tolerance protein CutA — MNECAVYQVETTVESLADGERLARSLVGARLAACVQLDPGLTSVFRWEGQVQTEPEIRLTMKTSGTRLEELCEAIETQHPYDVPQVLAVAIAYASPAYAEWVRSETTVDADR, encoded by the coding sequence ATGAATGAGTGTGCGGTCTATCAAGTTGAAACGACGGTCGAGTCGCTAGCGGATGGCGAACGATTGGCTCGTTCCCTTGTTGGGGCTCGTTTAGCGGCTTGTGTGCAGTTGGATCCCGGTCTGACCAGCGTGTTTCGCTGGGAAGGGCAGGTGCAAACCGAGCCTGAGATTCGTCTGACGATGAAGACATCTGGCACGAGGCTTGAAGAGTTGTGCGAGGCGATCGAGACCCAGCATCCCTACGATGTCCCGCAGGTGTTGGCGGTCGCAATTGCCTACGCCAGTCCGGCCTACGCAGAGTGGGTTCGCAGCGAGACCACCGTGGATGCGGATCGTTGA
- a CDS encoding DUF4332 domain-containing protein translates to MLGRIAEYWKRDPERRGLAALQPTEASGSPEEMVVSLRRTLRAAKPQDELLALGLFSRSTCDWLRAQGIAGERDFLNLPAEALLPRISATTTRRFQLAIRMASAIDGMRPWHALMLFAIHRRSPNKLAAESSGALHRDLTRFSWSTRGQKLLAGRRLPSLLLVEGWIAAARERRGKRALKHEPV, encoded by the coding sequence ATGTTGGGACGGATTGCTGAATACTGGAAACGAGATCCAGAGCGACGCGGTTTAGCGGCATTGCAGCCGACCGAGGCGTCTGGCAGCCCCGAGGAAATGGTCGTTTCGCTGCGTCGCACCTTGCGGGCTGCAAAGCCCCAAGACGAATTGCTTGCGTTGGGGCTGTTTTCGCGGTCGACTTGCGATTGGCTTCGAGCACAAGGCATCGCCGGGGAACGTGACTTCTTGAATCTGCCCGCAGAGGCGTTGCTGCCTCGGATTTCGGCAACCACAACCAGGCGTTTTCAGTTGGCGATTCGGATGGCCTCGGCGATCGACGGAATGCGTCCCTGGCATGCGTTGATGCTGTTCGCCATTCATCGCCGGAGTCCGAATAAGTTGGCGGCTGAATCCTCGGGAGCCCTGCACCGGGATCTTACGCGGTTTTCGTGGTCGACTCGCGGGCAAAAGCTGCTGGCAGGTCGCCGGTTGCCTTCCTTGTTGCTGGTCGAGGGCTGGATCGCCGCAGCCCGCGAACGAAGGGGAAAACGAGCGTTGAAGCACGAGCCTGTGTAA
- a CDS encoding peptide MFS transporter, which yields MSTDASLPTPNESASDSATLFGHPVGLFTLFFVEMWERFSYYGMRALLVLYMIKGFLKYGDAQAYTVYGAYTALVYMTPFIGGLLADRLLGQRRAVIIGGILMAMGHLLMTIESPWPFFFALALLITGNGFFKPNISTTVGALYPAGSKKRDGGFTIFYMGINLGAAMSPLLCGYLGETYGWHWGFGVATIGMMVGLAVFVMPNLISQLLVGGGAIVTAGSLIFFTPDNPLAIAVNIFVAVGLLIAGIIACFALGRGGLPSHVGNPPEGALTPNRMWGLGVGIVIAIPVFALLVSGLSPFTESGQSYQLISSETVEKIASYGPLGYTASILAGEVSKPAGLVLTVIGLLSFGYLLRETFRLGTIGRHRMIVALILIFFQMLFFAFFEQAGSSISNFTDRNVDRIANGQVVTSDMLGKTIDLQPTQEQLGLTHGDSAFTMTDLNKLREENKDPNFTIAWTITEEHIEQEMAIAGRNSELATSSFQALNAIFILLFGLPFAYLWSKLGERNADPSSPVKFALGLIQLGLGFGALWMGAINADSRGMVSISWLVLGYLLHTTGELCLSPVGLSTMTKLSPKHLVSTVMGGWFLATAFSQYLAGIISQFTGVTNEGGDESGIPIPLTSVMIYGDVFYKIAIAAVISGIACLVLSPWLKAWMHQDVIDSDE from the coding sequence ATGAGCACTGATGCTAGCCTTCCGACGCCGAATGAATCCGCGTCCGATTCCGCAACCCTATTTGGGCACCCTGTTGGCCTGTTCACACTTTTCTTTGTTGAAATGTGGGAACGATTTTCATACTACGGGATGCGAGCTCTTCTCGTCCTGTACATGATCAAGGGGTTCCTTAAATACGGGGACGCCCAGGCCTACACAGTGTACGGAGCCTACACCGCGCTGGTTTACATGACTCCATTTATTGGAGGTTTGCTGGCCGACCGCCTGCTCGGTCAACGAAGGGCCGTGATCATCGGGGGCATCCTGATGGCGATGGGGCATCTGTTGATGACCATCGAAAGCCCCTGGCCATTCTTCTTTGCCCTCGCGTTGCTGATCACCGGGAACGGCTTTTTCAAGCCAAACATCTCGACAACCGTCGGTGCCCTCTATCCCGCGGGGAGCAAAAAGCGTGACGGCGGATTCACGATTTTTTACATGGGAATCAACCTGGGGGCTGCGATGAGCCCCCTGCTGTGCGGATATCTAGGCGAAACGTACGGCTGGCACTGGGGATTTGGAGTCGCCACGATCGGAATGATGGTCGGGTTGGCGGTCTTTGTGATGCCCAACCTGATTTCTCAACTGCTGGTCGGAGGCGGGGCAATCGTGACCGCGGGCAGCCTGATCTTTTTCACCCCTGACAATCCACTGGCAATCGCCGTCAATATTTTTGTCGCCGTCGGACTGCTGATTGCAGGAATCATCGCCTGTTTCGCCCTCGGTCGAGGCGGTTTACCCAGCCATGTGGGAAATCCTCCAGAAGGAGCCCTTACCCCCAATCGAATGTGGGGCCTTGGAGTGGGAATTGTCATCGCGATCCCGGTTTTTGCACTCCTTGTGTCCGGGCTCTCTCCGTTTACCGAAAGCGGGCAATCCTACCAACTGATCTCGTCGGAAACCGTTGAAAAGATCGCTAGCTATGGACCGCTCGGCTACACAGCCTCCATCTTAGCCGGTGAAGTCTCCAAGCCAGCAGGCCTGGTCCTAACGGTTATCGGACTCCTCTCGTTTGGCTACCTGCTCCGCGAAACCTTTCGCCTGGGAACCATCGGACGGCACCGGATGATCGTCGCCCTGATCCTGATTTTCTTCCAGATGCTCTTCTTCGCCTTCTTTGAGCAAGCGGGCAGCAGCATCAGCAACTTCACCGACCGCAACGTTGACCGCATCGCCAATGGACAAGTCGTCACCAGCGATATGCTAGGCAAAACGATCGACTTGCAACCGACTCAGGAACAGCTTGGCCTGACGCACGGCGATTCGGCCTTCACGATGACCGATCTAAACAAGCTTCGGGAAGAGAACAAGGATCCAAACTTCACGATTGCCTGGACCATCACCGAAGAGCATATCGAACAAGAAATGGCGATCGCGGGCCGCAATAGCGAATTGGCAACCAGCAGTTTCCAAGCGTTAAACGCGATTTTCATCCTCCTATTCGGACTGCCGTTTGCATACCTCTGGAGCAAACTAGGCGAACGGAATGCCGACCCCAGTTCCCCGGTCAAATTTGCATTGGGCCTGATTCAATTGGGCCTCGGGTTTGGAGCCCTTTGGATGGGGGCGATCAACGCGGACTCGCGCGGGATGGTTTCCATTAGCTGGCTTGTCCTCGGCTACCTGCTTCACACCACCGGCGAACTTTGCCTGAGCCCTGTCGGCCTATCGACGATGACCAAACTTAGCCCCAAACACTTGGTCAGTACGGTCATGGGTGGCTGGTTCTTGGCAACCGCCTTTAGCCAATACCTAGCTGGCATCATCTCCCAGTTCACCGGCGTCACCAACGAAGGGGGCGACGAATCGGGAATCCCGATCCCGCTAACCTCCGTAATGATCTATGGCGATGTCTTTTACAAGATCGCGATCGCGGCGGTGATATCGGGCATCGCCTGCTTGGTGCTGTCTCCTTGGCTGAAAGCTTGGATGCACCAAGACGTGATTGATAGCGACGAATAA
- a CDS encoding RluA family pseudouridine synthase, translating into MPISNLSLTVEPEQAGRVDLIVRQMTNTSRSQVRGMVDHGCVSVNKVLCKSLGRTVSVGDVVEVKYDPAQRYHEKKKRWDDRAFTMVFEDDHLIVVDKTAGVLTVPTPKAESNTLVDRVSSYISFSRSKREACVIHRLDRDVSGLLVFGKHQGVADRLIEQFKQRKPERLYAALVAGVVKADEGTMEAHLATGKNLDRFIAAESKDTERAITHFKVLKRMSDTTLVEARLETGKRNQIRVQFAHAGHPVLGDPRYRTEQAAHPGWARKRIALHAKTLGFFHPLTGEEVRFEAPIPSTMKKFMIANR; encoded by the coding sequence ATGCCGATTTCGAACCTTTCCCTGACGGTTGAACCTGAACAAGCTGGTCGAGTCGATTTGATCGTGCGACAGATGACAAATACCTCTCGCAGCCAAGTCCGTGGGATGGTGGACCATGGCTGTGTCTCGGTCAATAAAGTTCTCTGCAAGTCGCTGGGGCGAACGGTTTCGGTAGGCGATGTTGTTGAAGTCAAGTACGACCCCGCACAACGTTACCACGAGAAGAAAAAACGCTGGGATGACCGAGCGTTTACTATGGTTTTTGAAGATGATCATCTGATTGTGGTCGATAAAACGGCGGGGGTTTTGACTGTCCCGACCCCCAAGGCGGAAAGCAATACCTTGGTCGATCGAGTCTCGTCTTACATCAGTTTTTCACGTAGCAAACGAGAGGCGTGTGTCATTCACCGTCTGGACCGTGACGTCAGTGGGCTGCTGGTTTTTGGGAAACACCAAGGGGTCGCCGACCGATTGATCGAACAGTTCAAGCAGCGTAAGCCCGAGCGGCTTTACGCAGCCCTGGTTGCCGGAGTCGTGAAAGCGGACGAGGGAACGATGGAGGCTCACTTGGCGACCGGTAAGAATTTGGACCGATTTATCGCCGCCGAGTCAAAAGATACCGAACGGGCGATTACGCATTTCAAAGTCTTAAAGCGAATGTCGGATACGACGCTGGTCGAAGCCCGCTTGGAAACGGGCAAACGAAATCAGATTCGTGTTCAGTTCGCCCATGCCGGTCACCCGGTTCTTGGCGACCCTCGGTATCGAACCGAGCAAGCCGCCCATCCGGGTTGGGCACGCAAGCGAATCGCCCTGCATGCGAAAACCTTGGGATTTTTTCATCCCCTCACCGGTGAAGAAGTCCGGTTTGAAGCTCCGATCCCCTCGACAATGAAAAAGTTTATGATTGCGAATCGGTAG
- a CDS encoding efflux RND transporter permease subunit: MYWLADVCVKRPVFALMLMTAFVVAGLVAFPQLGVDRFPNMDLPQIYIRTTYPGAAAEEVESEVSSVIEDAVATVAGIDELRSISADGRAFVIVTVELDRDIDAAIQDVRDAVASVRNQLPPGIDPPIVQKQDLDSSPIMTLAVSGPRTSRELFVLADRYVKNVIESSRGVGEVQIAGAADRAVQVDIDASRLAAHQISILQVHEALQKQNAEVPGGRVDEGPRERALRTLGRVADSRDFSNLVVDTVDGTPIRLSDLGAVTDSTKEVRTLARLNGEPAVVLEVQRQSGQNTVAVIAGVKELLPRCQDLLPDDVQVEIIQDQSRYIVEALHEIERHLVSGSILACLTVLLFMRSWRSTVIAAVAIPTSIIATFAFMRMFGFTLNNVTMLALVLMVGVVIDDAIVVLENIFHCIEEKGMDPRTAAVLGTKEIGLAVLATTLSLVIVFLPVSFLSSVTGRLLFQFGVTATVAILISMLVSFSLTPMMCSKLLRPQTQTGATPKSRGGVYHWIEGSYLWLLAKSLRLRWLVLVVVIAVIASNYPLSKMVARDYIPLNVDESEFEIRAEAKQGASLSTMRETIDRIEEKLFKVEGVKTVLTTVGTRSFGDVNRAGLYVQLVDSRERSFSFTRLWHGLLKGDPASAWRGNYTQRDKMTEIRNKLKVIPNLRLSVRNLTSLRQGAPVDIDYAITGPDADLLLEFSNKMRERAKEIPGLVDVYSTLQLDNPEMLVQIDRERAANLGVEVREIADTLRVAVGGDDRVSRYLDRTAGDAYDVELRLIGFDRNSAESISRLYVRGNGGSTDGQDDDSAPATSLTRIDNVVQFEFSESASRIDRLSRQRMVSVRANISDGYALGDRIEAIKAAAEEIGMPVGFNGQVLGGGRELERTLSDFGWMFMLSFVFMYIVLAAQYENLVYPLIILLSLPLAIPFGLLSLYWGGETLNLYSALGILVLFGVVKKAAILQVDHTNGLRRDGIPRHQAIMQANRDRLRPILMTTMSFVAGLLPLLIATGPGAEERRSIAVLAAGGQTLSLVLTLVAIPVLYTFFDDFQNLFRRSSQEQPAALPAATDSQS; the protein is encoded by the coding sequence TTGTATTGGCTTGCCGATGTTTGCGTAAAACGGCCCGTATTCGCACTGATGCTGATGACCGCTTTTGTGGTCGCAGGGTTAGTCGCGTTTCCACAGCTTGGCGTCGATCGATTTCCCAATATGGATCTCCCCCAGATCTATATTCGCACGACCTATCCCGGAGCCGCCGCTGAAGAGGTGGAATCGGAGGTCAGTTCCGTGATCGAAGACGCGGTCGCAACGGTCGCCGGGATTGATGAACTCCGTTCGATTTCGGCCGATGGCCGTGCGTTTGTTATTGTCACCGTGGAACTGGACCGCGACATCGACGCCGCCATCCAGGATGTCCGAGATGCCGTTGCCAGTGTGCGCAATCAATTGCCGCCAGGAATCGATCCTCCGATTGTCCAGAAACAGGACCTCGATTCCTCGCCGATCATGACGCTGGCGGTCTCCGGACCGCGGACATCTCGCGAACTGTTTGTCCTGGCCGACCGCTATGTCAAAAACGTGATCGAATCGTCGCGTGGGGTTGGTGAAGTCCAGATCGCCGGAGCAGCCGACCGCGCGGTCCAGGTTGACATCGATGCATCGCGACTGGCGGCCCACCAGATTTCAATCCTGCAAGTCCACGAAGCTTTACAGAAACAGAACGCGGAAGTCCCCGGTGGACGCGTCGACGAGGGCCCCAGGGAACGTGCGTTGCGGACCCTTGGCCGAGTTGCCGATTCGCGAGACTTTTCCAACCTGGTCGTTGACACCGTCGATGGGACGCCGATCCGGCTAAGCGATTTAGGCGCGGTTACCGACAGCACCAAAGAGGTCCGCACGCTTGCCAGACTGAACGGCGAACCGGCCGTCGTTTTAGAAGTCCAGCGTCAATCCGGGCAGAACACGGTGGCGGTGATCGCCGGAGTGAAGGAACTGCTGCCGCGCTGCCAAGACCTTTTGCCCGACGACGTGCAGGTCGAAATCATCCAAGACCAGTCACGATATATCGTCGAAGCCCTCCATGAAATCGAACGGCACTTAGTTTCGGGAAGCATCTTGGCCTGCTTGACGGTACTGCTGTTCATGCGGTCCTGGCGGTCGACAGTGATCGCTGCCGTCGCGATCCCGACTTCGATCATTGCAACCTTCGCATTCATGCGGATGTTTGGATTCACGTTGAACAATGTGACCATGCTGGCACTGGTGTTGATGGTGGGCGTGGTCATCGACGATGCGATTGTGGTCTTAGAAAACATCTTTCACTGCATCGAAGAAAAGGGGATGGATCCGCGTACCGCTGCCGTGCTGGGGACCAAAGAGATTGGCTTGGCCGTGCTGGCTACCACGCTTTCTTTGGTGATTGTGTTCTTACCCGTTTCGTTTCTATCCAGCGTTACGGGGCGTCTGCTATTCCAGTTTGGCGTGACCGCAACGGTCGCAATTCTGATTTCGATGCTGGTCAGTTTCTCACTGACGCCGATGATGTGCAGCAAGCTGCTTCGCCCTCAAACCCAGACCGGGGCGACTCCAAAGTCGCGAGGGGGCGTCTATCACTGGATCGAAGGAAGTTACCTATGGCTGCTGGCCAAATCGCTGCGTTTGCGATGGTTGGTATTGGTCGTTGTGATCGCTGTCATCGCGTCGAATTACCCGCTTAGCAAAATGGTCGCCCGCGACTATATCCCGCTCAACGTCGACGAATCGGAATTCGAAATTCGCGCCGAAGCGAAGCAGGGAGCCAGCCTTTCGACGATGCGTGAAACGATCGATCGCATCGAAGAAAAACTGTTTAAGGTGGAAGGAGTGAAAACGGTTCTGACCACCGTCGGGACGCGCAGTTTCGGAGACGTCAATCGAGCGGGTTTGTATGTGCAATTGGTCGATAGCCGCGAACGTTCCTTCTCGTTCACCCGGCTCTGGCATGGGCTGCTAAAGGGTGACCCAGCATCGGCGTGGCGCGGGAACTACACTCAACGCGACAAAATGACCGAGATCCGCAACAAACTAAAGGTCATCCCCAACCTGCGGCTGTCGGTTCGCAATCTCACCTCGCTTCGGCAGGGGGCTCCCGTTGACATTGACTATGCGATCACCGGTCCCGACGCCGACCTATTGCTAGAATTCAGCAACAAGATGCGTGAACGAGCGAAAGAGATTCCGGGGCTGGTCGACGTCTACTCGACGCTTCAATTAGACAACCCTGAAATGCTTGTTCAGATCGACAGAGAACGCGCTGCCAATCTGGGCGTGGAAGTTCGCGAGATCGCCGACACGCTGCGAGTTGCCGTTGGAGGTGACGATCGTGTCTCCCGTTACCTGGACCGAACGGCCGGTGATGCGTACGACGTCGAACTGCGACTGATCGGGTTTGACCGCAACAGCGCCGAATCGATTTCAAGGCTTTACGTCCGCGGCAACGGTGGCAGCACCGACGGCCAAGATGACGATTCCGCCCCCGCCACGTCGCTAACTCGGATCGACAATGTCGTTCAGTTTGAATTCAGCGAATCGGCTTCGCGAATCGATCGCTTAAGCCGACAACGAATGGTATCGGTCCGTGCAAACATCTCCGATGGCTACGCGTTGGGCGACCGAATCGAAGCCATCAAGGCGGCGGCCGAAGAGATCGGCATGCCGGTGGGATTCAACGGCCAAGTCTTAGGCGGAGGCCGCGAACTGGAGCGAACGCTATCCGATTTCGGCTGGATGTTCATGCTCTCCTTTGTGTTCATGTACATCGTTTTGGCAGCACAGTATGAAAACCTGGTTTATCCGCTGATCATCCTGCTGTCGCTGCCGCTGGCGATCCCGTTTGGGCTGCTTAGCTTGTACTGGGGCGGCGAAACACTAAACCTGTACTCTGCCCTGGGGATCCTGGTTCTGTTTGGCGTGGTGAAGAAGGCCGCGATCCTCCAGGTCGATCATACCAACGGCCTGCGTCGCGATGGGATCCCACGTCATCAAGCGATCATGCAGGCAAACCGAGACCGACTTCGACCGATCTTGATGACCACGATGTCGTTTGTCGCCGGTTTGCTGCCGCTGTTAATTGCGACGGGACCGGGCGCCGAAGAGCGACGTTCGATCGCGGTCCTGGCTGCGGGGGGACAGACCTTGTCGTTGGTCCTGACGCTGGTAGCGATCCCTGTGCTGTACACGTTTTTCGACGACTTTCAGAACCTGTTCCGGCGTTCGTCGCAGGAACAGCCCGCCGCATTACCTGCGGCTACCGATTCGCAATCATAA
- a CDS encoding efflux RND transporter periplasmic adaptor subunit yields the protein MWKTSSRMPLWGVRPIFAWLCVAGSLLSLAGCGEPANEQSDASEKELEVMEAEVMTVTQAPWPVIVQSQGSLFPDEQTVLGAKVAGRVAEVHVDLGGEVRAGDPLVTLAPEEFDLGVAQAEAQLQQARSAVGLRSEDPVSGLDPEKSPPVRQERAMWMEAKSKLSRAEDLRDQNAISLSEYDLNLALEQVAAARYASSLNSVQEKIALIGVRQAELSLALQRQQDAIIRSPLDGLVLSRNVAPGTYVAVGTTLATVVRTDPLRFRGTVPERYAQALKTGQQVRLKIESIPTPKMATITRISPGLDASSRALLFEAEIENKSHALRTGLFAKAEVIVDPDATALVIPASAVSLFAGAEKVWKVVDGVAREQTVLTAKRQSLHDTAEADENRLILQGLAEGDIILSDASNGQVARIQEIQTKIHPVSQPAP from the coding sequence ATGTGGAAAACCAGTTCCCGTATGCCCCTGTGGGGAGTGCGTCCAATATTTGCGTGGCTTTGCGTCGCTGGCAGTCTGCTAAGTCTTGCTGGCTGCGGCGAACCGGCGAACGAACAAAGCGATGCTTCGGAGAAAGAGTTGGAGGTTATGGAGGCCGAAGTGATGACCGTCACTCAGGCTCCTTGGCCGGTGATCGTCCAAAGTCAGGGGAGTCTTTTTCCCGACGAGCAAACAGTCCTAGGCGCAAAGGTTGCTGGGCGTGTCGCGGAGGTCCATGTGGACCTGGGTGGAGAAGTTCGTGCGGGCGACCCTCTGGTCACCTTAGCACCTGAGGAATTTGATCTGGGCGTCGCTCAAGCCGAAGCACAACTGCAGCAGGCTAGGTCCGCAGTCGGACTCCGCAGCGAGGACCCCGTCTCCGGCTTAGACCCCGAAAAATCGCCCCCTGTCCGACAGGAGCGAGCGATGTGGATGGAAGCCAAAAGCAAACTATCGCGAGCCGAAGACCTCCGAGACCAGAATGCGATTTCGCTAAGTGAATATGACCTAAACCTTGCACTCGAGCAGGTAGCTGCCGCTCGATACGCATCCTCTTTAAACAGTGTGCAAGAAAAGATCGCTCTGATCGGAGTCCGCCAAGCCGAACTTTCGCTCGCCCTACAGCGGCAACAAGACGCGATCATTCGCTCCCCTCTGGACGGGCTTGTCCTCTCACGCAACGTTGCGCCAGGAACCTATGTGGCGGTCGGAACGACACTGGCGACCGTGGTCCGTACCGACCCGCTTCGCTTTCGCGGCACCGTGCCCGAACGGTACGCTCAGGCGTTGAAGACGGGTCAGCAAGTACGGCTGAAAATCGAATCGATTCCCACGCCCAAAATGGCCACGATCACGCGGATCAGTCCTGGCCTGGATGCCTCCAGCCGAGCGTTATTATTCGAAGCCGAAATCGAAAACAAATCGCACGCCTTGCGGACGGGCCTGTTCGCGAAAGCGGAGGTCATCGTGGATCCTGACGCCACCGCCTTGGTGATTCCAGCTTCGGCCGTTTCGCTTTTTGCTGGAGCCGAAAAAGTCTGGAAGGTTGTTGACGGAGTCGCCCGCGAACAGACCGTGCTGACCGCCAAACGGCAATCTTTACACGACACCGCGGAAGCGGATGAAAACCGATTGATCCTCCAAGGTTTAGCGGAGGGAGACATCATCTTGAGTGATGCGAGCAACGGACAGGTTGCCCGCATCCAGGAAATTCAAACGAAGATCCACCCCGTTTCCCAACCGGCACCCTGA